ATCTTCCCGGCATATTCGATGTGGATAAACGGACTGATCAGCGGCTATGCGGTGTCACTCGTCGTCTCAGAGCAGGGTGTGCCAGCTTGGAAGACCATTGTCTTTGGGCTATTGCCGCATGGCGTGATCGAATTGGCGGCCATTTTGTGGGCTGCAGCTTTAGGCATTGCCAACGGCATGGCTGTCATACGCGCGATTGCGCGCGTGTTTCGGCGGCGCCTTGAAACTGCGGACGGACCGGCGGAGTCTGCTACGAATGCCCAGAGTCAAAGCCATCCACTTTGGTTCGCACTGTTGCGCACGGCGCGTAGCCTGCCGTTCATCTGGGGAATGTTAGTCATTGCGGCACTCATCGAATCTGCCATCACCCCCCATCTACTTCATTGGGGGATACCAAACTTAAAACATCATTGAGGAGCGTTTGCGATGAAAGAGTTGCGGATTATTGGCGTGCCCTCCGACTTGGGACAGGGGCGCCGCGGCGTCGACATGGGACCGAGTGCAATTCGCTACGCTGGGCTGAGTGCAGCGTTGGAGGGTCTTGGTTACACGGTTCAAGACCTCGGGAATATCAATGTGCCCACGCCAGAGATGAAGGAGCAAAATCAAAATACAAAGCTTCGCTACCTCCACGAGGTGACGGAGGTGTCGAAGAATTTGTGCAACATTGTCAGCACGGTCGTCACTGAAGGCCACATTCCAATTATTCTCGGTGGCGATCACAGCATTGCCATTGGCAGCCTAGCAGGCATGGCGCAGTCGAGCACAAATTATGGCGTCATCTGGTTTGATGCGCACGGGGACATGAACACGGCGGAGACGACGCCCTCCGGGAACATTCATGGAATGCCACTGGCTGTCAGCCTCGGTTATGGACATGAGGATTTGCTGGCGATTGGGGGATTAAAGCAAAAGGTCAAGCCGGAAAATGTGGTTATGGTTGGCATCCGCTCCATTGACGAAGATGAGGCGAAACTGATTCACGAGACGGGGATTCGCTGCTACACGATGGCGGAGATTGACCGGCGGGGCATGGCGAAAGTCATGACGGAAGCGATTGAAATTGCGACAAACGGAACGGATGGGATTCATCTGAGTCTAGACCTTGACGCATTGGATCCCATGTTTGCCCCTGGTGTTGGCACACCGGTGTACGGCGGGGTGACATACCGGGAGGGCCATTTGGCGATGGAAATGTTGGCTTCGTCGGATGCCTTGGTCTCGGTCGACGTCGTCGAAGTAAACCCGATTTTGGACGAGCGCAATCGAACGGCGATGATGGCTGTCGAACTGGTCGAATCGCTGTTTGGAAAAACTGTGTTGTAAGAACCAATCTGTAGGCTAGTGTCGTACATGCGTCCCAGGCAGCGCTTTCACACCTGGGACGCAGCGGTTTTCTAGACCGGTGTAGTGACGCGTGCAAGCCCTCGCCCATAGTTTATGAGGTGATACCTTATCGCGACTAGGGGAGGTTTAACTTTGTGCTGATGCTTGCACTCGGAGACTCCATTACATATG
Above is a genomic segment from Alicyclobacillus acidoterrestris containing:
- a CDS encoding stage II sporulation protein M, with the protein product MKKATLAYRPEMRIYVAWVIVLLVVGFLVGWLNPADIKNQIAPMMKELVQSVDSGGSLSWVQEFWRIFLHNAATATELSIFGLVFGIFPAYSMWINGLISGYAVSLVVSEQGVPAWKTIVFGLLPHGVIELAAILWAAALGIANGMAVIRAIARVFRRRLETADGPAESATNAQSQSHPLWFALLRTARSLPFIWGMLVIAALIESAITPHLLHWGIPNLKHH
- the rocF gene encoding arginase, which translates into the protein MKELRIIGVPSDLGQGRRGVDMGPSAIRYAGLSAALEGLGYTVQDLGNINVPTPEMKEQNQNTKLRYLHEVTEVSKNLCNIVSTVVTEGHIPIILGGDHSIAIGSLAGMAQSSTNYGVIWFDAHGDMNTAETTPSGNIHGMPLAVSLGYGHEDLLAIGGLKQKVKPENVVMVGIRSIDEDEAKLIHETGIRCYTMAEIDRRGMAKVMTEAIEIATNGTDGIHLSLDLDALDPMFAPGVGTPVYGGVTYREGHLAMEMLASSDALVSVDVVEVNPILDERNRTAMMAVELVESLFGKTVL